A window of Hevea brasiliensis isolate MT/VB/25A 57/8 chromosome 14, ASM3005281v1, whole genome shotgun sequence contains these coding sequences:
- the LOC110646593 gene encoding acidic endochitinase has protein sequence MYAPENSFKHQAANPGKYIAFRMASSSVISLAFLLSVILVRLVGSEAGGIAIYWGQNGNEGTLAETCATGNYDFVNIAFLASFGNGQTPMINLAGHCDPYSNGCTGLSSDIKSCQAKGIKVILSIGGGAGSYYLASTEDARQVATYLWNNFLGGQSSSRPLGPAVLDGIDFDIEGGTNQHWDDLARFLSAYSKKGKKVYLTAAPQCPFPDAWVGNALKTGLFDYVWVQFYNNPPCQYSSESITNLENAWKQWTSDIPANKIFLGLPAAPEAAGSGFIPVADLTSRVLPAIKGSDKYGGVMLWSKYYDDQTGYSKAIKSSV, from the coding sequence ATGTATGCTCCTGAGAACAGTTTCAAGCACCAAGCAGCAAATCCTGGGAAGTACATTGCATTCAGAATGGCATCGAGTTCAGTAATCTCACTAGCATTCCTCTTATCAGTGATTCTAGTACGACTTGTGGGTTCTGAAGCTGGGGGAATAGCAATCTACTGGGGTCAGAATGGAAATGAGGGGACCTTGGCGGAGACTTGTGCCACAGGAAACTATGACTTTGTGAATATAGCTTTCCTGGCCAGTTTTGGCAATGGTCAGACTCCTATGATCAATCTCGCTGGTCATTGTGATCCATACAGCAATGGTTGCACAGGACTGAGTTCTGATATTAAATCATGTCAAGCCAAAGGAATTAAGGTGATTCTTTCTATAGGTGGAGGAGCTGGTAGTTACTATCTTGCATCTACTGAGGATGCCAGGCAGGTTGCCACTTACCTTTGGAACAACTTCTTAGGTGGTCAATCTTCTTCTCGCCCACTTGGACCAGCTGTTCTAGATGGGATTGATTTTGAcattgaaggaggaacaaaccaacaCTGGGACGATCTTGCAAGGTTCCTTTCAGCATATAGCAAGAAAGGTAAAAAAGTATACTTAACTGCAGCTCCCCAGTGCCCATTTCCTGATGCTTGGGTAGGAAACGCCCTTAAGACGGGTCTTTTTGACTATGTTTGGGTTCAATTCTATAACAATCCTCCCTGCCAATACTCCTCTGAAagtattaccaatcttgaaaatGCATGGAAGCAATGGACTTCAGATATCCCTGCTAACAAGATTTTCTTGGGATTACCCGCTGCTCCGGAGGCAGCTGGTAGTGGTTTCATCCCTGTAGCTGATCTCACTTCCCGAGTGCTTCCAGCAATCAAGGGTTCTGATAAGTATGGAGGGGTTATGCTGTGGTCCAAATATTATGATGATCAAACTGGTTACAGCAAAGCCATCAAAAGCTCTGTCTAA